A window of Daphnia pulicaria isolate SC F1-1A chromosome 10, SC_F0-13Bv2, whole genome shotgun sequence contains these coding sequences:
- the LOC124313940 gene encoding dedicator of cytokinesis protein 9-like isoform X2, translated as MAERKFSRGLRKPGMAAQLRESVSQVVRETAVQSKPQRAEPIDYEAVLAKNRIIFNNDPHRELLLFPPEDVSQSKIARQCRTTKSTVPEEILQNEGSYFTQKCAQFYTCDWSTLSFKYRAYSGSCLDLPRLERLSLLTDPKHEVDVEGDADDEMFSPESPPTLEGYLLKGPEGASEKMFANIATKSFKRRFCKLRQDITGSYFLDICKEDKKQDAALSISLDECEDVVANKRKNKFGFQLRLVNQRSYVFAASSESELNNWLEKLCMAVHSSKQFCDDRRSLPDPELALKSTKVPSSYGTLRSLESSLNPQLTKYARETEMSISLARRENRNLLFNLSPIKPFPGASDGFMQTKVKPFEDNFGHRFFARCESINFRLQAPIDGDKGPLGQVEPYFITLALYDLKLNKKITEDFHSDVNHPLMKAVIQSIQANSDEPNKIFDIPGDWLAFPKQAVFSVRHIHSEVFLVIRIETILQGSVVTSAEPYVRPNSDIKTGLKVQKSARSYCSRLGRYRMPFAWAARPLFRSSGELDTTSEISTIYRQESHRNSDEDLIKTLNDFRRPEKLSRLTIIPGMIRVTVEHLKEAMPNMLTASLVPIKPFPLPPVQEPTIEIAEFPTVRVEDGFPYMSYVNHLYVYPRSLKYDTQKTFHRARNIACVIELRDSDAKDAQPLKSIYGQVGQLQMVSQWVCSVSHHITSPCWMDEIKINLPTSLNNKHHLLFTFLHISCDLSKQKKDRDNKEVLGPEVVVGYSWLPLMHKGRLRIEQQGLPVSAHLPPGYLSFEPLGLGRGYAGPEIRWVDGQKPIFQVHLELVSTVTARDQHLHNFFLHMAKLNETRSIASLFPTAAELDAHKPLEEAPKSPAIQENGSRELSKLVKALHAVDVTEVVHHLPVVLNQLMWLMVRINSEELSVNVIKVLIHIVNQLHEFEKANILDAYLEYVFVTPTLTESANKATVHEEMVKTLCVLLRPSNTDFLVMHKFLRHANFFLKLITRSMAQHILESGRIKMQRQERFHMDYMRNVESLVETISPHIQIKYKDLPDETRHANLAIAEFVKKCLSLMDRGFAFRLVSIYLNTFRPDDPRALYELKFQFLQSVCFHEHYIPLNFPRAPNWAAMQKSMKELDMEFRLCDSFCRSHYLAGLILQEVSSALNEVADIRRIALRCLKDLLAKHELDDRYQNKGHQSRIASLYLPWIFIVLDNWNRLNVLSVESTGPSSSTASAIGFSSIASPSVKTGKSLSLPRNIRPPVLTPVNSWKRNPGTPLSQTSSPVRSDFNPNRNSSYLAIIAGQGVPCSSSQATLTNGGSVGSLGESDSSSTMSLDRSTVRESPESEKGVQGAPRESTDTEKTDKDKIKTHSRNASLVISNTPVIRYDKLQPDEVKEVLLCLMYVLRHADEGALIAWWHNASQHDLICFFHILELSLRQFKYMGRKRFGIIGDGNSSKSSTLPPRVPPPVFGSRPSTCYEPDGGSCLDGDSTYRSLLESNLTIEVGLIVLDAVGLFCLHFKEALLSEDGDNPLMRKVLDIYLSFLQIGQSESLSKHVFAALRAFINSFPLALYQGNAWLCGRLCCELLRCCASKLSLVRQEACAVLYLLMRSNFEFSGQKALTRVHLQVIISVSQLLGEIGGLNSTRFGESLNVINGFASSDKAMQSTVFPGEVRDLTKRAQTVLRATLQMRQQAQDPELLIDLQHSLANSYSATPELRKTWLETMAHHHTRLGNWSEVAQCRIHVAALITEYLYRRGLRQQGCETFSSLSPNIVQDESNLRLDTGIHDTQYDEAMLLEQLEECSRAVEKAERYEMQLEIYRLILPTYEKQRDYVSLAECFSVLSQACSRANEVNRTGKRLLGTYYRVALYGKARFGDEAGTEYIYKEPKVTNLSEIAERLNRMYCAKFGTERVKLAMDSNPIEDKDIEPQMAYVQITHVVPYFEENDLTERVTEYERNHNINRFMYEIPFTTDGRVRGSPEDQCKKRIILTTQYSFPYIKKRLRVIQREFYDLSPIEVALDEMRLRVKDIAEAVRTVPTDLKKLQLRLQGSISVQVNAGPLAYASAFLVHNTQNYPEEQIQQLQELYRDFVHICGAALELNGKLILPDQREYHEALRSSFRDLVNSLGEILDDPSLNRDWDGSVSSNPFLKRNSVLVFSSGGSNSTDA; from the exons ATGGCTGAACGGAAATTTAGTCGTGGCCTTAGAAAGCCAGGTATGGCAGCACAGCTCAGAGAATCAGTTTCTCAAGTTGTCAGAGAAACAGCTGTACAG AGCAAGCCCCAAAGGGCTGAACCTATTGACTATGAAGCTGTACTAGCTAAAAATagaatcatttttaacaatGATCCTCACAGAGAGCTTCTATTGTTTCCACCTGAAGATGTATCT CAAAGCAAAATAGCCAGGCAATGCCGCACAACCAAGTCTACAGTTCCTGAAGAAATTCTTCAGAATGAAGGCAGCTATTTCACACAGAAGTGTGCGCAGTTCTACACATGTGATTGGTCCACACTCTCATTCAAGTATAGGGCCTACAGTGGTAGCTGCCTTGATTTACCAAG GCTAGAGAGACTTAGTTTGCTTACTGATCCCAAGCATGAAGTCGACGTCGAGGGAGATGCAGATGATGAGATGTTTTCTCCTGAATCCCCACCTACTTTAGAAGGATATCTACTAAAGGGACCTGAAGGAGCTTCAGAGAAGATGTTTGCTAATATTGCAACTAAATCCTTTAAGCGGAGATTTTGCAAACTACGCCAAGATATTACTGGGTCATATTTTCTTGACATTTGTAAGGAAGATAAAAAACAGGATGCTGCGCTTTCCATAAGCCTTGATGAATGCGAGGATGTTGTAGC gaacaaaagaaagaacaaattCGGATTCCAGTTGCGTTTGGTCAATCAACGATCTTATGTATTTGCAGCTAGCTCTGAAAGTGAATTGAATAATTGGCTGGAGAAATTGTGCATGGCAGTGCATTCGAGCAAACAATTCTGTGACGACAGAAGAAGTCTGCCCGATCCTG AACTTGCATTGAAATCAACCAAAGTTCCGTCTTCCTATGGCACTTTAAGATCACTTGAGTCATCTTTGAATCCACAGCTAACCAAGTATGCTCGTGAAACAGAGATGTCTATTAGTTTAGCAAGAAGGGAAAATCGCAACTTACTTTTTAATCTCAGTCCAATTAAACCG TTCCCTGGAGCAAGCGATGGTTTTATGCAAACTAAAGTAAAGCCTTTTGAAGATAATTTTGGTCACCGTTTCTTTGCACGATGCGAATCTATCAACTTCCGTCTGCAGGCTCCAATTGATGGCGATAAAGGACCGCTTGGTCAG gTTGAACCGTATTTTATAACCTTGGCATTGTACGACTTGaaattgaataagaaaattacaGAAGATTTTCACTCCGATGTAAATCATCCACTTATGAAAGCAGTCATACAATCAATACAGGCAAATTCCGACGAACCAAATAAGATTTTTGACATTCCAGGCGATTGGCTTGCTTTCCCTAAACAA GCCGTTTTCAGTGTAAGGCATATTCATAGCGAAGTGTTCTTAGTTATCCGAATAGAGACCATCCTGCAAGGATCTGTCGTGACTTCTGCTGAACCTTATGTGAGACCTAATTCGGATATCAAAACCGGATTAAAAGTACAAAAATCAGCCCGTTCCTACTGTAGTAG ATTAGGCCGATATCGAATGCCTTTTGCATGGGCTGCCCGTCCCTTGTTTCGTTCATCTGGTGAACTTGATACGACAAGCGAAATCTCCACTATTTATCGACAAGAGTCTCATCGTAATTCTGACGAAGATTTAATCAAAACCCTGAATGATTTTAGAAG ACCAGAAAAACTCAGCCGATTGACAATTATCCCAGGAATGATTCGAGTCACTGTTGAGCATCTTAAAGAAGCTATGCCAA ATATGTTGACTGCATCATTAGTGCCCATCAAACCATTTCCGTTGCCACCTGTTCAAGAACCTACAATTGAAATTGCTGAGTTTCCTACTGTCCGCGTGGAAGACGGTTTTCCATATATGAGCTACGTCAATCATCTATACGTTTATCCTCGTAGTCTGAAATATGATACCCAgaag ACTTTCCATCGCGCCCGAAATATTGCTTGTGTGATTGAACTACGAGACTCTGATGCAAAAGATGCTCAACCATTGAAG AGTATCTATGGTCAAGTGGGACAGTTGCAAATGGTGTCTCAGTGGGTGTGCTCAGTCTCTCATCACATCACATCGCCGTGTTGGATGGacgaaatcaaaattaatttgcctACATCGTTGAACAACAAACATCATCTGCTctttacttttcttcacatTTCCTGCGATTTGAGCAAGCAAAAGAAAGATCGTGACAATAAAGAAGTCCTTGGTCCAGAAGTAGTGGTTGGCTATAGTTGGCTGCCACTGATGCATAAAGGACGATTGCGAATAGAACAGCAGGGCCTTCCAGTATCAGCTCATCTCCCGCCTGGTTACCTATCATTCGAACCCCTTGGATTAGGCAGAGGA TATGCCGGACCTGAAATTCGGTGGGTTGATGGTCAAAAAcccatttttcaagttcatcttGAACTTGTGTCTACAGTAACGGCCCGAGATCAACATTTGCACAATTTCTTTCTCCATATGGCCAAGCTCAATGAAACTCGTTCAATTGCTTCTCTGTTCCCTACAGCAGCCGAGCTGGATGCTCACAAACCTCTAGAG GAGGCGCCAAAAAGCCCTGCTATCCAGGAGAATGGATCTCGCGAGTTATCAAAGCTGGTTAAG GCTTTACATGCTGTTGATGTGACTGAAGTAGTCCATCACCTCCCAGTGGTTTTAAACCAACTAATGTGGCTCATGGTCCGTATTAACAGCGAGGAGTTGTCCGTCAATGTAATTAAAGTACTTATCCACATTGTCAACCAACTTCACGAATTCGAGAAAGCAAATATTTTGGATGCCTACTTGGAGTATGTGTTTGTTACACCAACTCTGACGGAATCGGCAAACAAAGCGACAGTTCACGAAGAGATG GTTAAAACGTTGTGCGTCCTTTTACGACCTTCGAACACCGACTTTTTGGTTATGCACAAGTTCCTTCGACACGCCAATTTCTTTCTCAAACTCATTACACGCAGTATGGCTCAGCATATCCTGGAAAGCGGGAGAATTAAA ATGCAGAGGCAAGAGCGATTTCATATGGATTACATGCGCAACGTAGAGAGTCTTGTGGAAACGATTTCACCTCATattcaaattaaatataaAGATTTGCCGGACGAAACTCGACATGCAAATCTAGCGATAGCTGAATTCGTCAAA AAATGTCTGTCTTTGATGGATCGAGGTTTTGCTTTCAGACTAGTCAGTATTTATTTGAACACTTTCCGACCAGACGACCCTCGAGCTTTGTATGAGCTTAAGTTTCAGTTCTTACAATCGGTTTGCTTCCATGAACATTACATCCCTTTAAACTTCCCACGCGCTCCAAACTGGGCGGCCATGCAAAAAAGCATGAAGGAATTGGACATGGAATTTCGGTTGTGCGACTCTTTCTGTCGAAGTCATTATCTAGCCGGATTGATTTTGCAAGAGGTCAGTTCTGCCTTAAATGAAGTGGCTGACATTCGCAGAATTGCGTTAAGATGCCTAAAGGATTTACTAGCAAAACATGAACTGGATGATCGTTATCAAAATAAA GGACATCAGAGCCGAATCGCATCACTTTATTTGCCTTGGATTTTCATTGTACTTGACAACTGGAACAGATTAAATGTTTTGTCTGTGGAATCCACGGGTCCGTCCAGTTCAACTGCTTCAGCTATTGGCTTTTCTAGTATTGCGAGTCCCTCTGTAAAAACTGGGAAATCATTATCTTTGCCAAGAAACATTCGACCACCTGTTTTGACACCAGTAAACTCGTGGAAACG AAATCCTGGAACTCCTTTGTCCCAGACTTCATCTCCAGTCCGATCTGACTTCAACCCTAATAGAAATTCTTCATATTTAGCCATAATTGCTGGTCAAG GGGTTCCATGTTCTAGCAGTCAGGCAACTTTGACTAACGGTGGCTCAGTAGGCAGTCTAGGAGAATCAGACAGCTCTTCCACAATGTCGTTGGATAGATCTACAGTTCGTGAATCACCTGAAAGTGAAAAAGGGGTTCAAGGAGCTCCTAGGGAGTCTACTGACACTGAGAAAACGGacaaagacaaaataaaaactcactCAAG aAATGCCAGCCTCGTAATTTCTAACACACCAGTTATACGTTACGACAAGTTACAACCGGACGAAGTAAAGGAAGTACTTTTGTGCCTGATGTACGTCCTGAGACACGCCGACGAGGGGGCATTAATTGCGTGGTGGCACAATGCCTCGCAGCATGACCTTATTTGCTTCTTCCATATATTAGAACTGAGTTTGAGACAGTTTAAATATATGGGAAGAAAGCGTTTTGGGATTATTGGTGACGGAAATTCATCTAAATCCTCAACTCTTCCACCTCGCGTTCCTCCACCTGTGTTTGGATCCAGACCATCAACATGCTATGAACCCGACGGAG GTTCTTGTTTGGATGGCGACAGTACTTACCGATCTTTATTAGAATCAAATTTGACAATTGAGGTTGGCCTGATAGTTCTTGATGCAGTAGGTCTCTTCTGCCTTCATTTCAAGGAGGCGTTACTTAGTGAAGATGGGGATAACCCCTTAATGAGAAAAGTTTTAGACATCTACTTGTCGTTCCTTCAAATTGGTCAGTCTGAAAGTCTTTCGAAGCACGTATTCGCAGCTCTGCGGGCATTCATCAATAGTTTTCCTCTAGCACTTTACCAAG GTAATGCTTGGCTTTGCGGTCGCTTATGCTGTGAGCTGTTACGGTGTTGTGCTAGTAAATTGTCATTGGTGCGACAAGAAGCTTGCGCCGTCCTTTACTTGCTAATGCGTAGCAACTTCGAGTTCAGTGGGCAAAAAGCCTTAACAAGAGTTCACCTGCAGGTGATCATTTCTGTATCCCAGTTGCTTGGAGAAATTGGTGGTTTGAATAGCACTCGCTTTGGAGAGAGTCTCAATGTCATAAACGGATTCGCAAGCAGCGATAAAGCTATGCAATCTACTG TTTTCCCGGGGGAAGTTCGTGACTTGACAAAGAGGGCACAGACGGTACTTAGAGCAACTTTACAGATGCGCCAACAAGCCCAAGACCCCGAACTGCTTATTGATCTGCAGCATAGTCTTGCTAATTCATATTCTGCCACGCCTGAACTAAGAAAAACTTGGTTGGAAACAATGGCCCATCATCATACTCGCTTGGGGAATTGGTCCGAAGTAGCCCAGTGCCGAATTCATGTAGCAGCTCTCATAACCGAGTACCTGTACCGTAGAGGACTCCGACAACAGGGATGCGAAACCTTTAGTTCCTTATCACCTAATATTGTTCAAGATGAGAGCAACCTTCGTTTAGACACAG GAATCCATGATACTCAGTATGACGAAGCCATGCTACTTGAACAGTTGGAAGAATGTAGCCGTGCGGTAGAAAAAGCTGAACGCTACGAAATGCAACTCGAAATTTACCGACTTATTCTACCAACTTATGAAAAACAGAGAGACTACGTTTCATTAGCTGAGTGTTTTAGTGTCCTTTCCCAGGCGTGTTCTCGAGCCAATGAAGTAAATCGAACTGGGAAACGGTTGCTTGGTACTTACTACCGAGTTGCACTGTATGGAAAG GCCCGATTCGGAGACGAAGCCGGTACCGAGTACATCTATAAAGAACCAAAAGTGACGAATTTGTCAGAAATCGCCGAACGTTTAAACAGGATGTATTGTGCAAAATTTGGCACGGAACGAGTGAAGTTAGCAATGGACTCGAACCCA ATTGAAGATAAAGATATAGAACCGCAGATGGCGTACGTTCAAATCACGCATGTCGTTCCGTATTTTGAGGAGAATGATTTGACTGAGCGTGTTACGGAGTATGAACGCAACCACAATATTAATCGCTTTATGTATGAAATTCCTTTTACTACCGATGGGCGAGTCAGAGGATCTCCTGAAGACCAGTGCAAGAAACGAATTATTTTGACCA cTCAGTATAGCTTCCCTTACATTAAAAAACGATTGAGGGTTATCCAACGTGAATTTTACGATCTCTCACCGATCGAAGTTGCTTTGGATGAAATGCGCTTGCGCGTCAAGGACATTGCGGAGGCGGTACGGACAGTGCCTACAGACTTAAAGAAGTTGCAATTACGACTACAG GGAAGCATCAGTGTCCAAGTTAATGCCGGACCACTAGCGTACGCGTCAGCGTTTCTGGTTCATAACACCCAAAATTACCCGGAAGAACAAATCCAGCAATTACAGGAGCTTTATAG GGATTTTGTGCATATATGCGGGGCCGCCCTAGAATTAAATGGAAAGCTAATCTTACCAGATCAGCGTGAATATCACGAAGCTCTAAGATCTAGCTTTCGAGATCTTGTTAATTCTCTAGGCGAGATTCTCGATGATCCGTCATTGAATAGAGACTGGGACGGTTCAGTAAGTTCGAATCCTTTCCTTAAACGAAACTCTGTATTGGTATTTTCAAGTGGTGGTAGTAACTCTACCGATGCTTGA